The Zea mays cultivar B73 chromosome 7, Zm-B73-REFERENCE-NAM-5.0, whole genome shotgun sequence DNA segment GGTTTTGGTTCCGTTTTACAACAACGGTACGAAAACGAAAACGAAAAGTTGAGGGTCGGTATACGGTATCGAAATTACCGGTCATTCGAAAACGAAAAAATCGAAACGAAGATACGTCGAAAACGATCGACATATGAAACTTGAGTCGGTAATTAACAAAAACAAACAATAAACTGAATGACTTAATTCAAACATTAATATATATTAAGTTTATAGCATCAACATAATCACATAGTGACATTATTTGAGTGAGAAATTATATCTACACTCATGTCACATACAAGCATACTAATTAACTGATAGTTTATCCAGAAGTGAGCAGCAGTGACCACATGCCCGTGAACTATGTACAAGAAGCTGCCAGGGACAACAGACATTCAGTTTATCCAGAAGTGAAACCTATACCTATCACTCTctccaagtctccactctccagtGAGCAGCAGTGACCACAAATCCAAAAGACCAGACAAACGGCTGACAACAGACATTCAGTCAGTCAGTCTATCCAAAAGTGAAACCTATATGACTCTCCACAAAGTCTCTAGTGACTTAGTGAGCAGTGAGCCAGTGACCACAAACCCAAACCCAAAAGACTAGAGTAACAGCTAGCTGACACGGACATCAAACATTCAGTTTGTCCAAAAGTAAACACGTCACTCTCTCCAAGTCTTCATTGAACAGTGACCACAAATCCAAAAGACTCAAGTTACTACAAGTCTCAAGTTCAGATTAAAACGTCCCAAACAACTCTTCTTCATCATTCATGACATCTGGATCACTTGCATCATTATCTTCGTCTTCCGCCTAAAACAAGATAAAAACAATTTATATCAGTACAAAGATTGAACCAAAACTGATGTCATGTAATTTTGTGTAGTGAACCATCAACCATGTATACCTCTTCATTCGCAAGCTTTACATATGTTGCAAAGTCCTCTAAATTGTTCAGATCAGTGACAAGTGAAGGAATATCCTTAGATTCTAACAAATGAAAGTCACACAATTATAAGTTGCATATTAGATAGCAGGAGGCAAATTATAATTTATAACTAAGAACTTATGTAATtataccttttcttgttgctgaaATCCAACTTTTGGTGCAAATAAGTGCTTCTACCATCTCAGGATCAAGCCGGCTACGGTATGGATCAACGATGCGGCCACCTGCACTAAACGCCGACTCAGAAGCAACAGTTGACACTTGTGTGGCTAGCACATCGCGAGCAATGAGTGAAAGAACCGGATATTCCTTTTGTTGGCCTCGCCACCAAGACAAGATATCAAAATGACTATCACTATGCTTCAGAAGAGGAGCTGCCATATACTTTTCTAATTCACTCAATGCATCTGATTCCATCAAACTTGTCTCATCATATAAGAAACGATCAAGTTCAAGTTCATCATCATGAGTTTCCAGCAACAACTCATCTGTGCTAGCATGTTGAGGTGCACTAGGAACTGTCTTTGAGGTTGCAGTTGCAGAAGGTGAACTAGCATAGCACTTGTACAATTTTTTTATGATACTAACAAGATGTTCAAGGTTTTCTTTTCCCAAAGAACAACCATAAAATCTGTTCATGTAGTACTCTATAAGCCTTTTCTTGTACCTTGGATCAAGAAAAGATGCAACAGCAAGAGCTATACTAGACTTTTTCCAATATTTTTCAAATTTTGCACTCATTGCAGCAGCCATTTTTTTAATAGTAGAGTCATTGCTGCAACACCATCTATCAATTAAATCCTTTATGTCACAAAAACCCTTATAAAACTGATTTGCAGTTGGGTATAACGTACCAGAGAGAATTTCAGTAAGGTCATAGAATTTTTTTAGCAACTGAAAAAGCTTTAGAGCCATGTCCCATTCTTCAGGAAGAGGAGTTATGCTCTCATACTTACGACGATCTGAATATTTGAGTCTCATGAAGGCAGGCTTGTAATATAATGCATCCCTCAACATTAAGTATGTTGAATTCCATCGAGTTGAAACATCAAGCGACAACCCCTTTGATGTATCCAATCCACACTCTTTTGCACGCTTCATAAGCTCCTCCCATTGCAATGGAGATCCTTTTACAGTCAGCACAAGTTTCTTGATATTGTCAATAGTTCCTGTAATTACAGCCATACCGTCTCTAGCAACCAAGTTGAGTATATGACATGCACATCTCACATGAAAAAACAGACCATCGCAAGCTAAAGAGCCATGATTCTCATTTAGATCAGCAATAATGTCATTAACTGCTACTTCATTTGCACTAGCATTGTCTAAAGTCAATGAAAATAATTTCTTCTCAACATACCATTTCACCATCAATTCTGTAAATGTTTGTGATAACCTCTGACCTGTATGGCTGCCTGCAACATGGAAAAAACCTACAATTCTCTTTTGAATACGCCATTCATCATCTATCCAATGGAGAGTAACACACATGTAGGACTTGTTTTGACATGATGTCCACATGTCCATGGTTGCACTAAAGCAACATTGAACATTTTTCAAACAACCATACAAAATATCCTTTTGTTCCAAGTATAAGTCCATGATTTCTTTTCTAGTAGTGATACGAGACTTGATACTAAAGTTGGGTCGTAGGGATTTAATGAAGTCAACCATGTACTCATGTTCAACTATATTGAAAGGATACTCATGCATGATTATTGCCAAATACAACTTCCTTAAACTAACTGCTTGGTCAAACTTATAGGGTTCCACCACAGTGCAATCCTTTTCATGATCCTTTACCATACTGAGTTGTCGTTGGCCTTTAACAATCCTATGTGCTGATCTCAAATGGTTTAGAAATGCAGTTGTTCCATACCTGCCTTCACATCTGTACCTTGCCTTACACTTAGGAAACTTGCAAGAACCCCACTTTTGATTGTAAATCTTCCCATCCACCTCAACTTTAATATCTGTCTTCTCAAAATATTCCCATACTACTGATGTGCGCTTCTTATCCCTCTTTGGAAGGGAGTGGTCATCCCCATCCTCTTGTGTGCCAGTGCCACTGCTATCTATCACATTTGTGGTACTCTCAACaattggaggtgctgctggtgctggtgctagtGTATCTTCAACTTCAACACTCCTAGCTCTAGCTGCAGGTCCAGATGCCGCAATAAGTGTGGTTGCTTTCCTCTTAGTACCAGCAGTTCCAAGAGCAGCCGGTGGAGGCGGCGTTCCCAACAACAAGCGCGCCGAACTACGGTCCGAGCTTTCATCTCTCCCTGCCATGGTCCTACTAGAAATATGGAATGAGGATGAGTGGATCAATGAGTAGATCAATAAAATAAAAAACATCAACTTCATTACCTTGTAGCCGCAGGAGCGAGGAGCTAGGCAGCTAGCCGGCCAGAGAGCAGAGACACCAGCAGTCAGTCCAGGCGTCCAGCACACACCGACCGAGCGACACACGAGCGAGCGCGGCAGTGCGGCACACGAGCGAGCAGCCTGCAACCAGCCGACCGCCGACCTGAGCGACCTGGGAAGTGCCGAAGTGGGGACTTGGGGTTGGGGCGCAGGGCGCTCCGGCGCTGGGCGAGGGCTGGCCGGCTGGGCGACCGCCGACCGGCGACAGCCGTCAGCCGACAGGGCTGGGCCGCCTGGGCGCCTGCGCGAAGGTGGGAGGACCGGAGGTGGCTGGGGGCTGGGGCTGGCGGGCGGCGGCCACGGGCAAGGGCAACTGGGCAAGCCGCAAGCCGGCAAGGCCACGGGATAGGGTTTCCAGTTTAATGTGTTATGTGTGTGCGTTGGTGGGCCTTGTCGCCTTGGGCTCATGGGCTGCGCTGACATTGCCACATTGGAGAATTGAAAGGCCCAAAACCGAATAGCCTAAACCGTATCAAAAACGGGATTTTCCCGACCCAAAACGGTAACCGCAAAAACGAACGAAAAAACAGTCTGCTCGTTTTCGATACCGTTACCGAAGACAATCTACCCGTTTTCGTACCGAAACCGAAAAAAAACCGAAGTATACGAAAACGATCGGAAAAAACCGGTACTCGGAACGGGACGGTACGGGATTTTCCcgtaccgttttcatccctaccgcCCCATGCAGAAAAGGCGACGGAGGCGAAGGACGTACATGACGTGACCGGAGTTGGAGGAGGAGTTGCTGTGCAAACAGGCGAGCGCTTTCGTGCCGTTTGAGCTTTGGtttctgcgtgttgacgaatccaCGTACGATCGATGGACCAAAAAAGTGAAGTGGGTTTTCAATATACGCAATGCGCATGCGCGTTGAGGCCATAATACATGCCTCCTGGACTGTCCCATACAAAACCTTCTCAACGCATGCATTCAGAGACTATTCCGTCCCGTTTCAGTCAAGGCAGAGCAGATAACGCCAGATCTGGTGTATGGTTGTATAAAATATTGTTTTATATTGTAGACTGCACTGTTTATAAATTAGATTTAAAATATGATAGGAAGATGAGTAAAATTAGGGAAGATAGACTTACGATGGCATTAAAGGAAACAAAAGGATTCATCATATACACTGCAGGTCATTGTCAACATCAATACTCAGAATACAACCATACAGGTAATGTAGACATCGACcataaactagacaaccaagacaTGACTGCAAATGGATCCATTCATGGCATATACTTGGAGATGTAGTCCAAAGCTTCCATAACCAATGAAAACATGGTCCTATGCATCCATTCATTTCGTCACATGAGGAGCTGATCACATCAtacattagagcatctccaagagactagctaaatagttagtcaagctaaattttagctacttaaTAGCATAATAACTCTCCAACAGACTAGCCATTTAACTTGCTAAGCTATCTGGCTCTCTAAATTAACTCTCTCACTAGCCAAATTTAGCTAACAACTCTCGCTAGCCAAGCTAACTTACATGTTGGAGAGTTTGTTGGAATGAGATGTTATATAGAGAGTTTAATATTTATAGAGAGACAAATAAAGAGTCAAATAGAGAGTTAAAAATAAAGAGTCTCTTAGATATGCTCTTAAGTATGTATTTCAGTATTTGGTTTTATACGAGTGGTCAACCGGTCGCCACCTGAAACCAAATGAGGCATGTTAACATATGCGGTAGGTACTGCGTTCTTCAATTGTGCAAGCAAAAAGCTAGTTACAGTTACGTCAATATCTACCTTGCCAGAGGAAACAATAATTTGGTCAACTGGAAACCATATAATCACACACTTGATCTTATAATACTCTctccgttcataaatatatgacaccgttgattttttttaaaaaaaaactttgaCCATTCGTCGTTATTTAAAAAAAATCAAcagtgtcatatatttatgaaccGAGGTAGTATTATACATATTCACAGTACACCAATGCTTCCTGAAACATATCAAAGGTCTACGTCACAATAAGGCATGTGTACAATTCTTCCATATTTATTTGCATTCTTCAATGGAGAAAAAAAATATAACAGCCTCATTACATCAAGGTACAGAGCTACAGCTAGTATACACCAAATGACGATTTGGAAATATTTCTCAGAACCAATATCAACTGCCTTATACAATGTTACAGATCGACAGTGAGCAAGAACAGAATAAGCATCACCACAAATCTTCAGTTCTGCCTGTGGGCGATATAGTTGGCCAAGTGCAACAGGGGTGCTGCCTTCTCCTCGTCGAAGCAAGCGAGCTGCTCTGTTGCGTCAGAGACCAACTTCTCTGCAAACTCCCGCGACTTGGCTAGCCCCAGTAGCTTAGGGTACGTCGTCTTGTCACTTGCCAGGTCCTTCCCCGCCGTCTTGCCTAGCTCCTCCGACGACTTGGTGACGTCGAGTATGTCATCGACCACCTGGAACAGCAGCCCGATTGACCTCGCGTATTTCCGCAGCGCCTCGATTTGCTCGTCCGTGCCGCCTCCGATGATCGCCCCGATCACGACCGAGGCCTCGAGCAATGCAGCAGTCTTGTGGAGGTGGATGTACTCGAGGAGTTCAAGGGGCACAGTTTGAGACGTGCCTGTCATCTCAAGATCCACAACCTGGAGAGGGCAGGCAGATGAAGCATTTTCAGCGGTTTGTTTAAGGAATTGGAACTTGGAAGTCGCATTCCCTGTTAGAGAGCTAGTAATTTTCAATATCTAATTCCAGCGAATGCAGACGAATAGAGCGTCGACAGCATCCCCATTAGGAAGATGCTCCATATAAAGAATGCCAGGACAAGCAACTGCCcggttttacttgattgtatgtATGTATATTTGCTGAATGGCGGGAAGAAATATAATCTGGTAAACGAGGAGACCTGGCCGGCGACGAGTCCCTCCGATCCGATGCAGCGCGCGAGCTCGCCAATGGCTCGGACGACGCGGGCGGGGTGCTTCTCCGGGTCAACGGCCGGAGGGTAGGATCCGACGCTGGCCATGTGGTGGAAGGAGAGCGAGAGCAGCGCGTCCCCGGCGAGGACCGCGATGGGCTCGCCGTAGACGACGTGGCAGGTGGGCTTGCCGCGGCGGAGGTCGTCGTCGTCCATGCAGGGTAGGTCGTCGTGGACGAGCGACATGGTGTGCACCATCTCGACGGCCGCCGCGGCCGGCATCGCCCAGGACTCCGGCCCGCCCACCACGGCGCACGCGGCCAGGCACAGCGCGGGGCGCACGCGCTTCCCGCCCGCCAGCAGCGCGTACCGCATCGCGTCGTGCAGCGCCGCGGGGAGGCCCCCGGCGGGGATGGCCGCGTCCAGCGCCCGGTTCACCGCGACCGCGCGCTCCTCCATGTATGCCTTGAAGTTGAACTCCGTGGTGGTGGCCGTGGCCACGATGGCGGAGAAGCGGCGGCGGCCGTGGTGGTGGTAGTGCGCCGCGATGGCGACGGAGGAAGAGGGGGAGGGTGCCCCCGTAGCGGCGGCGAACGGGAGCGGAGAGAAGTGGACGCGCGAGGCGACCAGCGGGTGGAAGTGAAACGCCATGGCCATGGGTGGCGAGTTGGGTTGGGCTTGGGGGTAAAGTGCGGGGGACGGCAACGTTGGAGATTGGGGGTGGCCTCGAGAGGTTGCGATCTGCCTTGTCTTGAATTCTTGAGGTGAAGAGAAGCTTTGGCGCTGGCCGCGTCGGTGCAGCACGGCAAGTGGAGACGTGGAGTGGCCGCCCGGGCGGTGGTGGTGCTTGGTGCTAGGCGTGGTGGTGTTGGGCTGTTGGCACGACGGCATGAGCACCTTTTTAAAGGAGCGAGCGTGGGACGCTACGGCCACCGTGTCTCACTTTCCATCTATATGAACAGGTTCTCGGGTCAGTTCTGTTGAACCAGTGTCTGACGCAGCATGTGATGTGATGAACAGGGGcttgcttcctcttctccttccctcTCCATACGACCATACCCCCTTCTGTCCCTAAAGCCTCTAGGGACACTCTAAAGCCACAACATTTATCTTTAAAGAGCATCATATTTTTAGGGTCAAATCCTTCCTCTCTTCCTCTCTTCCTCTAAACCTATGTTGTACCCCTAAACCTATGTTGTTCTCTCTTCCTCTCTAGATTTTATACCTTAAACTACGAATTAAATATAATTAATATATACATACATATGTAAAAATAATAAtttaaaataaattataaatatgaTGTATTGGGTATAAGGGATAATTTAAACAGGTCCATTAAGAGACATGGGATTCAGGGGATGGAATATTTTAGAAGGTGGTGAAAGTGGGATTTAGAGAAATAACTATAATGCTCGTGCTTTACTACAATATTGAGTTATTCGATAAAATTTTAGAACACAATGATTACATGATAATGGTATTCATGTTAAAAAAACACACACGATAAACAATTACTCTATTCATTCTAAATTATAAAATGTTTTCAGTTTTCTAGGTACCTAAATTTTACTATGGATCTAGATGTATAATATGTCGAGATACATAGTCAAAAGATATGTCTAGAAAAATCATAACATCATAGAGTTCAGAGCTGAGGGAATACATCAGTAAACAAGAAAGGAAGATTGCAATGTATAAACAAGGCAGCACCAATCATAAATCACAATTTCTCTCAAAAATACAGATACATCTCGTTCTCTTTTAGTATCACAATTATAGATTAAATAACTGAAACATAATAAAAAGTAAAGAGCTTACAAGTTGGGTAAGAAAGATTCGGAACTGGACCAGAACACCTGGTTAGACCATCTCCAGTAGACCGTGTAAAATACAGTTTTGTACTGTAGATTACACTGTttgcagagtgaagtttgaaatagaaaGTGAGATAGAGAGTGAGATGAAGAGTCTGCTGGAAATAGCCTTACCCATTGCACAGCACAGagggtgaaagcatctaggcccctggttggttttagtgattaatgacaacgtaatattatatgtgactaacgtgtgttttgcagagacaaatggtaagttaggtcgcatgacaggtagaagtactacaacggtgaaaacaatcccggaaataagaactcgaagcgatggctaaaacgacggaacaaaaggtgaaggtctacggagtccgagtgtcaaggagatgtggacactcgcgatttagttaggtcttttattctcttttagtcgtactataaagaggggttgtcgatgagtagtttgaccaagagagttctagtgtagtgttggtgcacaatcacactcatacacagtgctaggtgtcactctagaactcacacacaagttagagcgaaaaccgatttgaaaatcagttgaaaaacaagagatagggtttctggcataggggcaccggactgtccggtgtgcaccggactgtccgatgcaccctctgccaggtggggccaggctggtccacggcagtgtttttccttcgcagaaacccgagagcgcagcgttcagagttgaattttagtagcacaccggacaccgcaccggactgtccggtgcgccatgagtccaacggctctctgtcaggactagccgttggaaacgaccgttggcgcaccggtggcgcaccgttggcgcaccggtggcgcaccgttggtgcaccggtggcgcaccggactgtccggtgcgccatcgcgcagtaaagtgcctgtaacggctagttggtgggtgagggctatttataccccctccacccaccatattcaatgtcttgcactccacatttattccagcactttggtagagcattgcaagcaccaaaagcctagtgaggagattagagaatcataatccgcgcttgttcctcattagcgctagtgagagccacctagagcacacaccacttgcattaggcttctcttggtcaagcgaaagtctacggcttgttactcttggtgatcggcatcacctagacggcttggtggcgttgggagctcggtgatcaccgtgaagatcttgttggtgacccgactcaagtttgtaagcggtctcgagggatccaccgcgccggagtggcaaaggatcatctcgtagtgagcacttggttcttgcgaggaccaagggggagcgatacccttgcgcgggtgctccaacgaggactagtggagagtgccgactcttcgatacctcgggaaaaattggaggagtcttctaaactttgctttacattccgcacttaattcaagcactttacattgcgcatttgtttagcaagtatttggagTATTATcttagccttgttacatttctagtattatattcttagtgctagttgttggggtgaagttgggctcttgtttagctcttgcttaggttttaattagtgttgatttttagaaaagcccaattcaccccccctcttgggcatcgtgatcctttcaattggtatcagagccttgttgctcatagattagcttaaccgctagagttacgatgtccggtggggatggacctcctcccgtttttgatggtgacgattttccttattggaaaattcgtatggaagcatacttagaggctatagacatcggtgtctataaagccgccacacaagggttccccgaacctagagacgccacaaatcttgtaggtgatgagttcaattatgagaaatggaatgctaaggccaaaaacaccctttttagaggcctttgcaaagatgtgttcaatagagtaaggaatcataaaaatgctcatgatttgtggatggacatttgtgctctacacgaaggaactagaagtgaacgtgaggaaagatatcacatagccatgcgaaagttaaatacttttgaaatgcttactaatgaaaatgcaaatgctatgtactcacgacttaatattcttgtagatgaagtcaatggattggggcttactcaaatatcACAACcgaatgttgtgaggaagattctcagtgtcctcccaatagacaaatatggacacattgtcactgtgctacatcaaatggatctttcggttaccacacctacacaaattttgggaaagatcaatgcccatgaaatgtacatgcacatcaacgacaaagaagaatcatcttccaaaagaaaggatttggctctcaaagcaaatcatgaaagaaaaggaaaagcaaaaatacaagttgaggaagaatcctcaagtgatgatgaccttgatgcaaacattgccttgatggtaaggaagaccaccaagatgttgaagaagctaaatagagaaggcatcaaatttgattcaaggaagaagaagttcttttccaacaaaagaaagcccatttctgagatggactgctacaactgtggtgagcttggtcatcttgctcatcaatgcaacaagcccaagaagaacaagttcaagggcaagaaagaagatgacagcgatgatgaaaagaaggaaaataaattcttcaagagaaaggatgggaagcaaaagaggttccacaagaagaagaatggaaaggcatatattgttggcgactggctcaccgacatcgaatcatcaagtggatcttcttcaagtgaagaagagtgaaagggaattaggcttacacctagtccctaattaattttggtggttgaattgcccaacacaaatctattggactaacaagtttgcccaagtgtatagattatacaggtgttaaaggttcacactcagccaataaaaagatcaaattttggattcaacaaaggagcaaagggccaaccgaaggcacctctggtttggcgcaccggactgtccggtgtgccaccggacagtgtccggtgcaccaccggacatgtccggtgcaccagaggactccaacaccaactcgccaccttcgggaattttcagaggcactcgcgctataattcaccggactgtccggtgtacaccggacagtgtccggtgcgccatggagaagcagcctcaggaactcgccagcttcgggaaactctaaCGGCTAgtacgctaaaattcaccggactgtccggtgtacaccggactgtccggtgcgactccggagcaacggctatctccgcgccaacggctctctaccgcgcatttaatgcgcgctctgcgcgcgcagaagtcaggcgcacccatactggcacaccggacagcaaacagtacctgtccggtgtgcaccggacacccaggcaggcccacaagtcagaagctccaacggtcagaatccaacggcagtgatgacgtggcagggggcaccggactgtccggtgtgcaccggactgtccggtgcgccatcgaacagacaacccagccaacggtcaaggttggtggttggggctataaataccccaaccaccccaccattcattgcatccaagttttccacttctcaaccacttacaagagctaggcattcaattctagacacaccaaagagatcaaatcctctccaattccacaaaaggctttagtgactagtgagagagatttgccttgttcttttgagctcttgcgcttggattgcttcttttatttctcacttgttcttgtgatcaaaactccattgtaatcaaggcaagaggcaccaattgtgtggtggcccttgcggggaagttttgttcccggctttgatttgagaagagaagctcactcggtcggaaggaccgtttgagagagggaagggttgaaagagacccggcctttgtggcctcctcaacggggagtaggtttg contains these protein-coding regions:
- the LOC100502545 gene encoding Geranylgeranyl pyrophosphate synthase, chloroplastic, which encodes MAFHFHPLVASRVHFSPLPFAAATGAPSPSSSVAIAAHYHHHGRRRFSAIVATATTTEFNFKAYMEERAVAVNRALDAAIPAGGLPAALHDAMRYALLAGGKRVRPALCLAACAVVGGPESWAMPAAAAVEMVHTMSLVHDDLPCMDDDDLRRGKPTCHVVYGEPIAVLAGDALLSLSFHHMASVGSYPPAVDPEKHPARVVRAIGELARCIGSEGLVAGQVVDLEMTGTSQTVPLELLEYIHLHKTAALLEASVVIGAIIGGGTDEQIEALRKYARSIGLLFQVVDDILDVTKSSEELGKTAGKDLASDKTTYPKLLGLAKSREFAEKLVSDATEQLACFDEEKAAPLLHLANYIAHRQN